A single region of the Schizosaccharomyces osmophilus chromosome 3, complete sequence genome encodes:
- the swc5 gene encoding Swr1 complex subunit Swc5, translating into MTEKLIQIDTELEEEDTEFVPQEASSSESSFSDAESGEEEVEGENEGEAEQSKTLDDHKPEQAESSNQRDRDNLEEKKKENEEKPVEKPFEAAPAPAESATKTNEKDGSAEQTKQVSSKEPENFLEKPPVKKPLVRKRRESPLAKVQAKQAAKKSKPNTLEQAQQNWSDFVKEQDIQDELRIANKDGFVERQEFLAKTRSAYEDKVRSMRKIP; encoded by the coding sequence ATGACCGAGAAATTGATTCAAATCGATACCgaattagaagaagaagacacGGAATTTGTTCCGCAGGAAGCTTCAAGTTCAGAATCGTCGTTTTCTGATGCAGAAAGCGGTGAAGAAGAGGTGGAAGGAGAAAACGAAGGAGAAGCAGAGCAAAGCAAGACTTTAGATGATCACAAGCCAGAACAAGCCGAATCATCAAATCAAAGAGATAGAGATaatttagaagaaaagaagaaagagaatgaGGAGAAACCTGTAGAAAAACCTTTCGAAGCTGCTCCGGCACCAGCAGAGTCCGccacaaaaacaaacgagAAAGACGGCTCAGCGGAGCAGACGAAACAAGTATCTTCAAAAGAGCCTGAAAACTTTCTTGAAAAGCCTCCTGTTAAGAAACCACTGGTGAGAAAGCGACGCGAATCACCTCTTGCCAAAGTTCAGGCCAAGCAAGCTGCGAAGAAGTCAAAGCCAAACACTTTGGAGCAAGCTCAGCAAAACTGGTCTGATTTTGTAAAAGAGCAAGACATCCAAGATGAGCTACGTATCGCCAATAAAGACGGATTTGTTGAGCGCCAAGAATTCTTGGCCAAGACACGCTCCGCTTATGAAGACAAAGTTCGCTCCATGAGAAAAATTCCTTAA
- the mhf2 gene encoding CENP-X-like protein gives MEQENERLSLNTLARILTLYFNSEKGTKITPSALELITQYIRIYTKEAVCRAYEEKKRSSITMSDEDDIILEMEDLENGIAAQLALDFS, from the exons ATGGAGCAGGAAAACGAACGCTTGTCCCTCAACACTTTGGCTCGTATTTTGACCCTATATTTCAATTCTGAAAAGGGTACAAAAATTACACCAAGTGCTTTGGAACTCATAACACAATATATTAGAATTTATACGAAAGAAGCTGTTTG CCGTGCGTACGAGGAAAAAAAGCGTTCTTCGATTACTATGAgtgatgaagatgatatAATTCTCGAAATGgaggatttggaaaatggaATCGCTGCTCAACTGGCTTTGGATTTTAGTTGA